A region from the Populus trichocarpa isolate Nisqually-1 chromosome 18, P.trichocarpa_v4.1, whole genome shotgun sequence genome encodes:
- the LOC7476283 gene encoding ribulose bisphosphate carboxylase/oxygenase activase, chloroplastic, translating into MQRDRQDHGSRSSKPATIHSYAQSGDLLGFQRLLRGDPSLLNERNPVMAQTPLHVSAGYNRADIIKFLLDWQGAEKVELEPRNMYGETPLHMAAKNGCTEAARLLLAHGAFVEAKANNGMTPLHLAVWYSIRAEDHSTVKTLLEYNADCSAEDNEGMTPLNHLSPGPGSEEVRKLLHWHLEEQRKRKALEACSKTKAKMDELEDALTNVVGLHELKVQLRKWAKGMLLDERRRALGMKVGMRRPPHMAFLGSPGTGKTMVARILGRLLHMVGVLPTDKVTEVQRTDLVGEFVGHTGPKTRRKIAEAEGGILFVDEAYRLIPSQKEDDKDYGIEALEEIMSVMDSGKVVVIFAGYSEPMKRVISSNEGFCRRVTKFFHFNDFSSKDLANICHINMNTQDEGSPLYGFKLHPSCCVDAIAALIERETTEKQRREMNGGLVNTMLANARENLDLRLDFNCLDTDELQTITLEDLEAGLQLL; encoded by the exons ATGCAGCGGGATCGTCAGGATCATGGATCGAGGTCTTCCAAGCCCGCTACCATTCATAGCTATGCCCAATCCGGGGATCTTCTTGGGTTCCAAAGGTTACTCAGAGGAGACCCTTCTCTCCTCAATGAAAGAAACCCTGTT ATGGCACAGACTCCTCTTCATGTATCTGCTGGTTACAACAGGgctgatataattaaatttcttcttgATTGGCAAGGAGCAGAGAAGGTTGAATTGGAACCTAGGAACATG TATGGAGAAACTCCATTACACATGGCAGCAAAGAATGGGTGCACTGAAGCTGCACGATTACTTCTTGCTCATGGTGCTTTTGTTGAAGCCAAAGCGAAT AATGGAATGACACCATTACACCTTGCAGTTTGGTACTCAATTAGAGCGGAAGACCACTCAACTGTCAAGACTTTGCTGGAGTATAATGCTGACTGCAGTGCAGAGGACAAC GAGGGCATGACTCCTCTGAATCACCTCTCACCAGGTCCAGGAAGTGAGGAGGTGCGTAAACTACTGCACTGGCATCTTGAAGAGCAGAGAAAGAGAAAAGCACTTGAAGCATGCTCTAAAACAAAAGCTAAGATGGATGAACTTGAAGATGCTTTAACAAATGTAGTGGGGTTGCATGAACTCAAGGTGCAATTGAGAAAATGGGCAAAGGGGATGCTTTTGGATGAGAGGCGCAGGGCCCTTGGTATGAAAGTTGGTATGAGAAGACCGCCTCATATGGCTTTCTTGGGAAGCCCTGGAACAG GTAAGACCATGGTAGCTCGAATACTTGGAAGACTACTCCATATGGTGGGAGTTCTACCTACTGACAAGGTAACGGAAGTACAACGAACAGATTTGGTTGGCGAATTTGTTGGTCACACTGGTCCCAAGACTAGACGAAAG ATTGCAGAAGCAGAGGGAGGAATTCTTTTTGTGGATGAAGCATATCGCCTTATACCATCGCAGAAAGAAGATGATAAGGACTATGGGATTGAAGCGTTGGAAGAAATCATGTCTGTTATGGACAGCGGAAAAGTCGTAGTCATATTTGCTGGCTATAGCGAACCAATGAAGCGTGTGATATCTTCTAACGAGGGTTTCTGTAGAAGGGTTACCaagtttttccattttaatGACTTTAGCTCTAAAGATTTAGCAAATATTTGCCACATCAACATGAATACTCAGGACGAAGGCAGTCCGCTGTATGGTTTTAAATTACATCCTTCATGCTGTGTAGATGCCATTGCTGCCTtgatagagagagaaacaacaGAAAAACAGCGTAGGGAAATGAATGGAGGCTTGGTAAATACCATGCTAGCTAATGCTAGAGAGAATTTGGATCTCAGGCTTGATTTCAACTGTTTAGATACTGATGAACTGCAGACCATCACCTTAGAGGATTTGGAAGCAGGTCTTCAACTGTTATAA
- the LOC7458765 gene encoding uncharacterized protein LOC7458765 translates to MVSSSLSIILSLPASSIPSNSTSDLYSTSTPLRSILEFKNNSKPIKTSPIFRLSLQQSSRILAFSSSNKNNNQDGSAEQFLENNSIADFMRFKKGSDRSSAELQTAVVSYKKRFPWSILYPFFQVDLVSTIHIADKEYFETIQKELEPYDRVLYEMVASRESLESRRNTAVAKRMKGSRSRGFNILGCIQRQMARILTLDFQLDYLDYQAENWYHADLDYETFKILQLEKGESFLTFARDMTLKSTKAMVQPAIPEDLGPWRSKLLWASRVLPMPLVGLFIIGTVCDTGSPASEYPELEALSRLDFGAAVKVFLAKRLTSEFTQVTADLEEESVIIGERNKAAVEALRRAINEGHNKIAILYGGGHMPDLGRRLREEFDLVPCGVQWITAWSIRNRVLNSNSLPFLRTMAEVLGWPLNRYQTLALLIFSSVLAIDLWFWELFFGSTVNWISQIASEVGQYVNNSRMIW, encoded by the exons ATGGTCTCAAGTTCCCTCTCGATAATACTCTCACTGCCCGCCTCTTCAATTCCTTCAAATTCAACCTCTGATTTGTATTCCACCTCCACTCCTCTCAGGTCGATACTAGAGTTTAAAAACAACTCTAAACCCATCAAAACTTCTCCTATTTTTCGCCTCTCTCTTCAGCAATCTTCAAGAATATtggccttttcttcttctaataaaaacaataatcaagatGGGTCAGCAGAGCAGTTCCTGGAAAACAACTCGATTGCGGATTTCATGAGGTTCAAGAAAGGCTCTGACAGAAGCAGTGCTGAGTTGCAGACTGCTGTTGTTAGTTATAAAAAGAGATTCCCTTGGTCCAttctttaccctttttttcAG GTTGATTTGGTTTCTACAATTCACATTGCGGATAAAGA ATACTTTGAGACCATCCAGAAGGAACTTGAACCATATGATCGTGTCCTTTACGAGATGGTGGCTAGCAGGGAGAGTTTGGAAAGTAGAAGAAATACTGCTGTTGCAAAGAGAATGAAAGGTTCACGCTCAAGAGGATTTAACATTCTGGGGTGCATTCAGCGACAAATGGCTCGAATCCTTACGCTTGATTTTCAATTAGACTATCTTGATTACCAGGCTGAGAATTGGTATCATGCAGATCTTGACTATGAGACCTTCAAGATACTTCAG CTAGAAAAGGGTGAAAGTTTCTTGACATTTGCAAGAGATATGACTCTTAAATCAACAAAAGCCATGGTGCAGCCTGCGATTCCAGAAGACCTTGGTCCTTGGAGATCCAAACTTCTATGGGCTTCTCGCGTGCTTCCCATGCCACTTGTAGGCCTTTTCATTATTGGAACTGTTTGTGACACGGGAAGTCCTGCATCAGAATATCCAGAGCTAGAAGCCTTATCCAGGCTCGATTTTGGCGCTGCTGTGAAGGTGTTCCTTGCAAAGCGATTAACATCTGA GTTCACACAAGTGACAGCAGATTTAGAAGAGGAATCGGTCATCATCGGTGAGAGGAACAAAGCAGCAGTTGAAGCACTTAGAAGAGCTATCAACGAGGGCCATAATAAGATTGCCATACTGTATGGAGGTGGCCACATGCCAGACCTGGGAAGGCGCTTGCGAGAGGAATTCGACTTGGTCCCTTGCGGAGTGCAATGGATAACAGCTTGGTCTATAAGGAACCGGGTTTTGAATAGCAATTCCCTTCCATTTCTGAGAACAATGGCTGAAGTTTTGGGTTGGCCATTGAACCGCTACCAGACATTGGCATTGCTCATCTTTTCATCAGTCCTGGCAATAGATCTTTGGTTCTGGGAGCTCTTTTTTGGAAGTACAGTGAATTGGATCTCGCAAATTGCTTCAGAAGTTGGGCAATATGTGAACAACTCACGGATGATTTGGTAA
- the LOC112325001 gene encoding transcription repressor OFP8 → MENRFKTRISRMFRGSCRTRNLSDVIENAVFVPQTHKNFHMIEPLPPKVRPFPSICRHKCPEATNQVLNHSIISRQKLSHRYPPLITANTSGHSSCPPAYPIFPLNPFYKDLSFKEKKKSCRSVKNRSKKKNIISKKEQTSLFRSSSQDSTYFGGSYYWFSSEDEDKRGDESDTLFSSRSLSSDSSGSLSHPSHGKKFTSRRRRAKVKSSHVGVLPLDGKVKDSFAVVKSSSDPYNDFRTSMVEMIVEKQIFAAKDLEQLLQCFLSLNSYHHHRIIVEVFMEIWEVLFCNWS, encoded by the coding sequence ATGGAAAACCGATTTAAGACGCGAATCTCTCGCATGTTTCGTGGCTCATGTCGGACCCGAAACTTATCGGACGTGATTGAAAATGCTGTGTTTGTGCCTCAAACCCATAAGAATTTCCACATGATCGAGCCTTTGCCGCCCAAGGTTCGACCTTTCCCTTCTATTTGCAGACACAAATGCCCTGAAGCAACAAACCAAGTCCTCAATCACTCTATCATCTCCAGGCAAAAATTATCACACCGTTATCCTCCTCTTATAACTGCCAATACTAGTGGACACAGTTCTTGCCCTCCTGCTTACCCCATTTTTCCTTTGAATCCATTCTACAAAGACTTGAGtttcaaagagaaaaagaagagttgTCGTTCAGTtaaaaacagaagcaaaaagAAGAATATCATTAGCAAGAAAGAACAGACGAGTTTGTTCAGATCATCTTCACAAGATAGTACATATTTTGGAGGTAGCTATTATTGGTTTAGCAGCGAAGATGAGGACAAGAGAGGGGATGAGTCGGACACTCTTTTCTCTTCAAGAAGTCTTTCTTCGGATTCATCAGGATCTCTTAGCCACCCTTCTCATGGAAAAAAGTTCACTTCTCGGAGGAGAAGGGCCAAAGTGAAGAGTTCTCATGTGGGTGTTTTGCCATTAGATGGCAAAGTTAAGGACAGCTTTGCAGTGGTGAAGAGTTCTAGTGATCCTTATAATGATTTTAGAACATCAATGGTTGAGATGATTGTTGAAAAGCAGATATTTGCGGCTAAGGATCTTGAACAGCTTCTGCAGTGTTTCTTGTCTTTGAACTCTTATCATCATCATAGGATTATTGTTGAGGTTTTCATGGAGATTTGGGAGGTTTTGTTCTGTAATTGGTCTTGA
- the LOC7458766 gene encoding probable chlorophyll(ide) b reductase NYC1, chloroplastic has translation MAVMITKLHISPQNLDKLSFEEHQRSRSLGRGFLSSGFGVHKKSYALCVQQCRSFKTKDGGGVEEKQKEKYEILKENQSKSKKGSGFWTSLKKAVSWVGTLPSQSNEEHREAVARLEEVFSSAALQIGRYIVTMMSTGVVLAVGFQLSGGDSQMNTLIWYSWLGGIIIGTMIGANMVLDEHCRAGPRNVVITGSTRGLGKALAREFLLSGDHVVVASRSPESVDTTIRELEENLKEGMITASNRTSLAHAKVVGIACDVCEPSDVQKLANFAVNEFGSIDIWINNAGTNKGFRPLLQFTDEDIKQIVSTNLVGSILCTQEAMRMMMNQPKGGHIFNMDGAGSGGSSTPLTAVYGSTKCGLRQLQASLLKECKRSKVGIHTASPGMVLTDLLLSGSTLKNKQMFNIICELPETVARTLVPRMRVVKGTGKAISYLTPPRILLALVTAWLRRGRWFDDQGRALYAAEADRLRNWAENRAQFSFTDAMEMYTENTWVSVFSLSVVCAFIILSSTGSTFPGT, from the exons ATGGCTGTTATGATAACTAAGCTTCACATATCCCCACAAAACCTAGATAAACTTAGTTTCGAAGAACACCAGAGAAGTAGATCACTTGGGAGGGGTTTTTTGAGTTCAGGTTTTGGGGTACACAAGAAAAGTTATGCGTTGTGTGTGCAGCAGTGCAGATCTTTTAAGACTAAGGATGGAGGGGGAGTGGAAGAGAAGCAGAAGGAAAAGTATGAAATTCTGAAGGAAAATCAGAGCAAGTCGAAGAAGGGAAGTGGGTTTTGGACTTCTTTGAAAAAGGCTGTTTCTTGGGTTGGTACTTTGCCTTCTCAGTCAAATGAGGAGCATAGAGAGGCAGTTGCTAGATTGGAGGAAGTTTTCTCTTCG GCTGCCCTCCAAATTGGAAGATATATAGTGACCATGATGAGCACTGGAGTAGTGCTTGCTGTTGGTTTTCAGTTGTCAG GTGGCGACAGTCAGATGAATACACTGATTTGGTATAGCTGGCTTGGAGGGATTATTATTGGAACTATGATAGGTGCTAACATGGTTTTAGATGAACACTGTCGAGCTGGTCCGCGTAATGTTGTCATAACTGGAAG TACAAGAGGACTGGGAAAAGCTCTTGCTCGAGAATTTCTTCTTTCTGGTGATCATGTAGTTGTTGCTTCACGCAG CCCTGAGTCTGTAGACACGACAATTAGAGAGCTTGAGGAGAATCTCAAGGAAGGAATGATCACTGCCTCAAACAGGACAAGTTTGGCACATGCAAAAGTGGTTGGCATAGCCTGTGATGTTTGTGAACCCTCTGATGTGCAGAAATTAGCAAATTTTGCTGTCAATGAATTTGGTTCTATTGATATATGG ATAAACAATGCTGGCACAAATAAAGGTTTTAGACCCTTGTTGCAGTTTACTGATGAAGATATTAAGCAG ATTGTGTCAACAAATTTGGTTGGATCTATTTTATGCACTCAAGAAGCCATGCGAATGATGATGAACCAGCCGAAGGGGGGGCACATTTTCAACATGGATGGTGCAGGTTCCGGGGGATCTAGTACCCCTCTCACAGCTGT CTATGGGTCAACAAAGTGCGGTCTGAGGCAGCTTCAAGCATCACTTTTGAAGGAGTGTAAGCGATCTAAAGTTGGAATACATACTGCATCTCCAGGAATGGTTCTTACAGATTTGCTCTTGAG TGGCTCgacactaaaaaacaaacaaatgtttAATATCATCTGTGAGCTTCCAGAAACAGTTGCTAGAACTTTAGTCCCAAGGATGCGTGTCGTGAAGGGCACAGGAAAGGCCATCAGTTACTTGACCCCTCCTAGGATATTACTTGCTTTGGTCACTGCATGGTTAAGGCGAGGCCGCTGGTTTGATGACCAG GGAAGGGCATTGTATGCTGCAGAGGCAGATCGACTCCGTAACTGGGCTGAAAATCGTGCTCAGTTTTCCTTTACAGATGCAATGGAGATGTACACCGAGAATACTTGGGTGTCCGTCTTTTCACTTTCTGTTGTTTGCGCATTCATAATCCTTTCCAGCACAGGCAGCACATTTCCTGGGACCTGA